A window of the Nitrospirota bacterium genome harbors these coding sequences:
- a CDS encoding Ppx/GppA phosphatase family protein codes for MAILASIDIGTNTLRLLVAEFKKDGSFKEIYSKRKITRLGEGLNTSGILGSKALKKAIHTLKDFKESIDKFNIEDFSAVATSAVREALNRVEFIKRVKDEVGIDIKVINGKEEAGLVLQGVIAGLSTTSHLSPPTSLLVMDIGGGSTEFILTQNLKPNSSFLTLHFSLSISLGVVHLSEELIKNDPPLQIEIERTDREIIKSLLGAKKSLGSIPEKTIFVGTAGTITTLAAIEQGLDSYDHLRIHNYILKKGAIKEIFNRLKSMTLSQRRKIPALESGREDLIIPGTLIVLRGMETFGFDRMTVSDYGLREGILVNLWKKYSQNQKASKMSRSGTALAVGME; via the coding sequence GTGGCAATCCTTGCTTCCATAGACATCGGAACAAATACGCTCAGACTTCTCGTCGCTGAATTCAAGAAGGATGGGTCTTTCAAGGAGATATATTCTAAAAGAAAGATAACACGACTCGGAGAAGGTCTGAATACCTCAGGAATACTCGGTTCAAAGGCGTTAAAAAAAGCAATTCATACGCTTAAAGACTTTAAGGAATCAATTGATAAATTCAATATTGAAGATTTTTCAGCAGTAGCAACAAGTGCGGTGCGAGAGGCCTTGAATAGAGTAGAGTTTATAAAGAGAGTCAAGGATGAAGTAGGTATTGACATCAAGGTAATAAACGGTAAGGAAGAAGCAGGACTTGTCCTTCAGGGGGTTATAGCAGGTTTATCTACTACTTCTCATCTTTCACCTCCAACTTCCCTTTTAGTGATGGATATCGGTGGTGGAAGCACTGAGTTCATACTTACTCAAAATCTTAAACCAAACTCTTCATTTCTCACTCTTCACTTCTCACTTTCTATTTCTCTTGGCGTGGTTCACCTCTCAGAGGAACTTATAAAAAATGACCCTCCACTGCAGATAGAGATAGAGAGAACAGATAGAGAGATAATTAAGAGCTTGTTAGGAGCTAAAAAGTCTCTCGGTAGTATCCCAGAAAAGACCATTTTTGTAGGAACTGCAGGCACAATAACCACATTGGCTGCAATAGAGCAAGGGCTTGATTCATACGACCATCTCAGGATACATAATTATATCCTCAAAAAAGGCGCGATTAAGGAGATATTCAACAGGCTCAAATCAATGACTCTTTCTCAGAGGAGAAAAATCCCTGCCTTAGAATCGGGAAGGGAGGATTTGATAATCCCTGGAACACTTATCGTTCTCAGGGGAATGGAGACTTTCGGATTCGACAGAATGACTGTGAGTGATTATGGACTCAGAGAGGGGATACTCGTAAATCTATGGAAAAAATATTCACAAAACCAGAAAGCCTCAAAGATGTCTCGTTCAGGTACTGCCCTGGCTGTGGGCATGGAATAG
- a CDS encoding thiamine pyrophosphate-dependent enzyme: MEKIFTKPESLKDVSFRYCPGCGHGIVHRLIAEVIDRLDIREKTIGIAPVGCAVFAYDYFNFDVIEAAHGRPPAVATGLKRVMPDRIIFSYQGDGDLAAIGIAEIIHAANRGENITVIFINNATYGMTGGQMAPTTLIGQKTTTTPMGRNPRIEGYPLRMAELLSTLDGPVFIARVAVDTPANIIKTRKCIRKAFENQISQRGFSFVEVLSACPTDWKMSPKDSVKWIKDEMMKVFPLGIFKDKTVLS; encoded by the coding sequence ATGGAAAAAATATTCACAAAACCAGAAAGCCTCAAAGATGTCTCGTTCAGGTACTGCCCTGGCTGTGGGCATGGAATAGTTCACAGGCTAATAGCTGAGGTCATAGACAGGCTTGATATAAGGGAGAAAACCATAGGCATAGCACCTGTTGGTTGTGCGGTATTCGCATACGATTATTTTAACTTTGATGTAATAGAGGCTGCACACGGAAGACCTCCAGCAGTAGCTACAGGGTTGAAAAGAGTGATGCCTGACAGGATCATATTTTCTTATCAGGGAGACGGTGACCTTGCCGCGATCGGCATTGCAGAGATAATACATGCTGCAAATCGTGGCGAAAATATCACCGTAATATTTATTAACAATGCAACCTATGGAATGACCGGTGGTCAGATGGCGCCAACAACACTTATAGGACAAAAGACTACAACAACCCCAATGGGAAGAAATCCCAGGATTGAGGGATACCCATTAAGAATGGCTGAGCTTCTTTCTACACTCGACGGACCTGTTTTTATTGCAAGAGTAGCAGTAGATACACCAGCAAATATAATAAAGACCAGAAAGTGTATACGGAAGGCTTTTGAAAACCAGATCAGCCAACGAGGATTTTCATTCGTTGAGGTTTTATCAGCATGTCCAACAGACTGGAAGATGTCTCCGAAGGATTCTGTGAAATGGA